The following DNA comes from Nycticebus coucang isolate mNycCou1 chromosome 19, mNycCou1.pri, whole genome shotgun sequence.
ATAGCACATGGTGTTGGGTTACACACTGAACAAGGAAATTATACCATCTTTAAACTCACAATCTAATCCAGAAATTATCTTGCCCTAGTTATAGTTTCCAttactattaatttaaaaaacaagtagCTATCAGCTAAAAACTGAGATGAGGAGTCTAAGTGAGTGGCCTGAGTTCACATCATAGCTCAGAAACAGCAGAGAGAGAATCGGAACTCTGGTCAGCCTCCCTGCTCCCGGTCGTGCTCCTTCTTAGCTTACTCCCTTTGCTCCAGCTTGGACCTGGTGATCTTAGGGCATCTCACTGCAGCAAGACCTGCCCTCAAAGCCTTCACCGGCTGCAGCATATGGCTTAAGGTATTTCCCTCACTGAGCTATTTTCATTTTGCTAAAGTAGTCCCTTAAATTTTAGCAGAGATTCCAAATTTGGAATCCCCTAAGAGCGATGGCAGAGAACTACGAGCTATTTTCCATGCTTCAAAAAGCAAGCCTAAAAACATACATTTACCCCTGATGCAGCTGAAAAGACTAAAGTGAAACATTTCATTGACTTAGGTTGGAATTTACACTGACTCTCTTTGGGAAGGCTGGTTATTTCAACCTGATTAGGAACCAATGGGCAGTTCCTTATTTCttagatgaataaaaaaaaaaaaaaaaatatatatatgtatatataacttgTTACACAGTAAAAAGCTTGTTGAAACCTGAATCCCCTGGGGGATGCATTCAGTGGGCCACAGAATAGGCTGAAGTTATGCAGAAATGAAAACTCAGGGGTGAGCAAGGAACTCAGTCCCTAGAGAAGAGAATGGGGCAGGCCTGAGGGGCCTTGGGTCCAGTCCTCATTGCTCTGAGACCCAGCTGAACCATACGGTTCCTGTCTTTGAGTATCTTGATATCCCCATGTTGCTTGAGCTAGCTCAAGTGGGTCTCTCTTCCCACCACAAGCACAGAcctaaatagaccagaccatctGAGCCTTTGCAGTGAGCCCCTTGAAGTCTTATCACCTAGCCTAGCCTTTTCTCTCCTATGGGAGAGAAAAGTTCCAAGATACAAACGAAAATACCCTGAAATCTTTATAATGTAAAAAGACACATATTTCATGCCTTATGGAGGAGAGAGCCCATTGCAGGAAAAAGCTCTAGAATTTTCAGGAAAATGCCACCTGGGGATAGGCACATAGGAGTGTGGCCGTAGACATTCTGCAGGGGGATGTCTGGCCACTGCATAAACACCATGCCATTGGCCAGATCGTTTTTCTGGATATTATTCTTTGTGTCTATTTCCCCTCTACTCTCTCTGTGCTATAATAGATTAAAGTAGAGGTCCCATTCTTTAGCCCTCCCTGAAGCCACATCCTCATCACAGTAACATCACGAGCAATGCAAGACTGTCGGCGTCTTCTCCCAACGGCATGAGGGAGAAAGGACAGCATGTGAACCTATTGCTTGTTGTATCTCTGCTCTGCCATGAGGGGAGCATGCTCTTGCCTGTCCACTGGTTTCAGCAGGTAACAGACGTGTGCAATGACCAAAGTCTGGAGCCTAGAACGGCAGAACCCACAGGGAACCAACAGAGCCACTTGAGAACACGTGATATAAATCTAATTGTTGTGTGCCACTGAAATGTGGCAGTTTGTCACACGGAACTTTTGTAGAAGTAGCTAAATGATAAGGTTCTTTTAGGAAGATTAGCTTAAAGGCTCTTGAATGGGGAAATGGAAAAAGGGGCATCCTGGTTTGGGCCAGAGATAAGAGGATACAGTACCCACTGAGCCCAGCGGGTGCTGGTCATGGTAATAACAAGAGATCCTCTAAGACGTGCTCCCCAATGCCCAGGCTGTGGACCAATACTGGCCcagttaggaactgggctgcacatcAGGAGAAGATCAACAGGCAGTGAGCAAAGTGTCAGCTGTATATACAGTTCCTCCCCATTGCTCCCATCACCTCCTGAGTGcctcctcctgtcagatcagcagtgacattagattctcataggagtgagaatcctactgtaaactgcattTGAGGGATGAAAGTTACATGCTCCTAATGAGAATCTCATGCCTGATGATTTGAGGAGGAGCTGAGGGGGTGACGCCAGTGCTGGGgggcagctgcaaatacagattatcattagcagagaggtctGATTGCATAgggaccataataaatcaattgcttgcagactcataccAAAACCATCCCCCTCGCTCATCATGAAAAAAttatcttgggtggcgcctgtggctcaaaggagtcaggcactggccccgtataccagaggagatgggttcaaactgggccctggcaaaaaaaaaaaaaaactgcaaaaaaaaattatcttccatgaaaccagtccctggtgccagaaaagTTGGGGACCAGTGCCCTAAAAGACGCAGAACTTTGAGGCAGAGGATTTGGGAATCCCAGTTGCTCCTCCTTATGAGGAGATTCTCTCTCTGACCAACCTTGTAGAATCCAGTTTATTTAATCATGCCTGAGGCACACCATGCTGGTTCTTGCAGAGTTTCTCAGCTGCCCATCAAATTCCTTTGGCTTCTGTTTTCACAGAGATGCAATCAGGCATAACTGATACAAGATTGTAAACTCCAACCTCCCTTGCAGTCATCTGTGACCATGTGGCTGACTCTTTGCTAATGAAATGTGAACAGAAGAGGTAAGTGCTACATTTGGGCTGGTAGGCTAAGAGAGTTGGCATCCTTCTCCACTTTGGCTTCCCTCCAGCTGTAACCCAAGCCATACAGATGGGAAGAACAGTGCTCTAACAGAGTACTAATCATGGGTGGTCTAATAGATATCAGCTGCTCATTCCCAAACTATTTCTTATGCATCCACAATGAGATAAAGACCTTGTGCCAGAAGGAAAATCAGTATCATTGAACACATTGTTTCATTCAGTTGACATTTTTTTTATAGCAAGATGTTCTCGATGAAGGCAGCAGTGCATTGGTTTACATTCTGACACAAGTTTCTTATCTCTTTGCAGGTCAGCCCTTTGAGTGGGGCTGTGCCTGGAATGATAGAGACAGGAAATACTATGAACCTATGAACCCAGGTTTCTGAACAACTCGGTGGAACAGAACTGCCTGCCAATCTGGAACACCTGCCCTGggccaaaaagagagagagagagagaaacaaacttTGGGTAATTGCATTGTGAACTCTCAATTCAGGGGTTTAGCTTTTTCTTAAGTAAGTCAGTGGGGGCTGGATgcgctggctcatgcctgtaatcctagcactctgggaggcccaggagggtgggttgcttgagctcccgagttcaaaaccagcctgagaaaaagtgagaacccatctctatgaaaaatagaaaaactgaggcaagaggatcactttagcccaagttggaggttgctgtgagctatgatgacacagccttctacccagggcaacagcttcaaactctgtctcaaaacaaaaacaaaaacaaaaacaaacaaaaaaaactaaggtTAATCATCTCTACCTGGGGACGATTTTAAAAGGCACATGAGAGGAACCCCCCACCTTTCCAGCCAGGATCTGTTGGAGCTCACTCATATCAGCTGAATCAAACATGTAATAATTCCATTCTCTAACTGGTAATAATCCACTACATTTTCTAGTTAGAGGACTGAACTCAGCCTAGCCTCTATTTAGGGGACTGAACTCACCTGGAGGACAGTGCAGGCCTTTCACATCTGTTTAGTCCCTTCTCTAGGCCTAagtctgtgccaggcactatagACATGACCCCCCCCTTCCCAAACAAGATGGACAGAGGTGCTGACCTTATTGGATGCCAGAGCAAGTCACATGGCCCAGACTCAGTCTAGAGGCAGACAACCTGTGGGTTGGGGAACTTGGAGCAAGAGCTAACATGAATAGAGGGGCCTGAGATTCTTCTGACCTGTAAAGGATATTAGAAACTGTGGGTTGCCTGAATTCACAGAAGAGTTGTGCTTTCTGTAGAACTGTCCCTATACTTGAGTGACATTACAGTGTTTTTCCCTTAGTTTCATAGGGGtggagaattttatttaaatgattctAAAATAGTCTTGATTAAAGTGAgaggaaagaatatttttctacAACTTGATCTGGAGAGATAGGGGTTTAatgttttaccacaaagacatttgcaccagaatgtttattgcagctcaaatcagaattgccaagtcatggaagcaagcCAAATGCCCacaacccatgaatagatcaaccaactgtggtatctgtatagcatggaatactattcagccatgaaaaagacggagactttacatcttttacatttacctggaagGAGCTGAAacaattcttcttagtaaagtattgcaagaatgaaaaaatagatatccaatgtactcagtattaatatgaagccaatatataaacaattacatcatcatatgaacaataaaacacaaatatagtccagtataagggcaggggaggagggagaaggaaggtgggagggggaggacgattggcagaaggagggagggtatgggtgggatctcacctatagTGCACATTATGAGGGTATATGACAGGCCCTCTGGGTGatgggctcttttacaactggaactttaccctggaagtgagaactatgtaatctaaaattttttaccctcatattactttgaaataaagaaaaaaaattgtgggctTGTAGAAGGCATTTAAAACTACGCACTTCTTAGGTTAGttgctcattcaacaaatacatacCAAGTCCTACTATGACCCAGGTGTCCTGCAGGTACACAGAGGGACGTGACCAGGCCCCTGTGTTTACTCAAGCTCCCTGAGCAGGAGGTGGCAAGCCTAGGGACTATCAGTTACCTGTCAGTGGGACAGCTACTCACTGATGGTGTGCAGAGGCTGAGAATCCAGGAGGGAGGGAGTCCAGGCCCATTGTAgacttttcattttgattttcactTGGATTACTCCCTTGGGTGTAGTATTCCTGTACTTCTTTGGCTACTATTAATGATCTTAAAATTAGCATTTTTTCCCTTAGAGTCAGGCACTTGCATGAAAATACTCTTCAAGCCCAAGAATACTCAGTTATGCAACATGTGTGTGATTGCCTAAGAATGTCACAAATGCACTGAATCACCAGAAATGGATGTTTTCAACTTCATCAGTATCAACACCATGGAACACTAAGGACCCACCAAGGAGGAGAGTCACAAAGGCTCGGTGAGGAGTTGACCTCACCTATTCCAAACACAGCCAAGGGAGCAGATCTGGCAGCCAAACCGTGGGCAGCGGCACACTACTAGCTTCTATTTATTGTTGCATCACTATGGTGCTCACCCTTTTGTATCCATGGCACCTAGAGCTTCGGGGATTGGGCTGATGATTATTCTTTAAATGTGAGGCCAGAAAGAGCAGAGGTAAATTGAGCAACTCTACAcagaggtgtgtgtgtatgtgtgtgtgtgtgtgtgtgtgtgtgtgtgtgtgtgtgtgtgtgtgtgtgtagcagcTTGGGGATAGTGAGAGCTTTCTAGTAGGTGCAGCTTAGGGAGATCAGCAGTTTCTTCCTTGATGACACGGAAGGTGAAGCTGTATGATTGTGAAGCTGTATCCATGTGGCTTTTGCTTCATTCCGTGTCTGTTATGCAAGTGAGCAGGGGACAGGGATGCAGAAAACCGATGTGCAGCTGACCATACTGTtgctggagagagagaaagagagggagagatgcAAGGAGGAGGCAAGGTCAGGACGCCTACCGGCTGGTCCATGGAGGGGAAAGGTCTGGAGAACCAGAGGTCCCTTGCAATCACTGTGCAATCTCCTCCAGGGGAGCCCAGCCCCACAGCATCCCTCCTTCCAGCTTACCCCTCTCCAACCCCCGAGTTCAGGCGGCTGGGTCGCCGCTCCCCCTGGCGGAATCCGAAGGCTGCTGACGCTGGAGGCCCCAGGGGAGGCTGGAGAGGGAGGACTTCATTGTTGGAGCGAAGGCGTCGAGGACGGGAGGAATTAATCCGATATAGGAAGGGCGACGGGACTatgagggaaggaagaggggcaGTGTACACTCAGCCTTTTCATCACTTGGCGGGGAGACAGATAATTTTCCAGGTCGGGCGTCCCAGCGCCCCGGCTGGCTACAGGGAGACGTCAGAGCGCTCTGGTCCACGGTGAAGAGCCCCCCCGCCCCCTCCCGAGCTTGCATATAAAGTGGGGGCTGCAGCAGTGGCACCGGCGGCTGCGGTGGCGGAGCTCCTTCGAGGTTCTGGTCCTCCCTTTGCTCCTCCGTGGGAAGAGCGCACTCTTCACCCGGCCTCGCCCAGACTCACACCAGCGCTCACAGGGCTTCCCGCCGGGACCATGCGCGGCCGTGAGCTCCCGCTCGTCCTCCTCTTGGCTTTGGTCCTCTGCCAGGCGCCCCGGGGACCAGCGGTCCCGGTGCCAGTGGGAGGAGGGACCATGCTGACCAAGATGTACCCTCGCGGCAACCACTGGGCGGTGGGTGAGTGTCCTTGGAGAGATGTGTCCGCTGGAGGGGACCTCTCTCCCATCTCAGCATTTCCCAGCTGGGTTTGGGGGGCTGGGTGTGTTCCGATCCTTCTACCGAAATACCTTCCCCTTTCACCTAAAACTCCACTTTACCATCCCCCATCCTGAGAGCCCATCGGTCCCTTACTGGCCTCAGGCTGGTCCCTTGATTCTTTCCCCACCAGCGCGCAGCTCTCCAAAAACCCATCCCACACGCAGATCATCTACTCAACTCCTCCCTTTGTCCGCCTACTCTTACCCCTGTCTGGCACCGTACTTTCCATCAACAACTTCGGGGAGGTGAACCCCTGAGTGCACGTCAGGGCCCTGGTCCAGCTTCTCCGACCGACTGGCGAGGGCTGGAACCTAGGCTGCGCCTTTGCGCCTGGCAAAGCCTCAGGTTTGGGCATCTGGGGCGCAGCGCCCGCGCTTGGTTTCAAGTCTGTCCAGCGAGCGGTGCCCGAATCCCGCCTCTGTTTGCGGCTCTCCTGAgttttctccatccttcttttcCCTTTGCGGCGATATTCTCTTGCCCGCCTTTTGCCCAACCCTCCCCTTTTCCAGCGAGCTGGTTCGGCGCCGGGGATCACGCGTGCTCTCCCAGCTGGTCGCCGCCTCCCTGCCCCTCTGAGCCCAGCTCTTTCATCCCCTCTCTAGACCCAGGacttctccctttccccacctctttTCTCATCCCTTTTGCCAACTTGTTCTGCTTTCCAGCACCAACTCCGAAGTTCTCACGCTCTGGCGGTCCCTCCCTCCAACACCCGGAGTCCCCAGCGGAGAATACCCTCCCGCTGTGTGGCAGATGCAGAGGGCGCCTGGGGGTCAGGAGTCCGCCCAGCGTCGCTCCGGATTCGGCGGGGCAAGGGGCCCGGTAGTGGCCGGCAGCCTCTGCAGGCACAGCGTCGGCTAATACCGAGCGTCTGACTTCCTCACAACTACCTCCCGCCGCCCATATAGACAACTAGGACAACCCAAGTCGGTCCTTGAAGAGATTtcagtggttgtgtgtgtgtgtgtttcctgagTCTTCTACTTAGGAACTGGGATCGGTGGACTGGAAGGGTTATCTGCTAATTCAGATATAAATCGACATACAGATCTGAGAGACAAGGAAGAATTTGGGGGAAGGAGTGAGGCGGGAATTGTCTCTTGTCCTTGGCTCCTCTGGGTTGTGGGCACTTCTGTCAGAGAAGTCAAGAGCGCAGAGGGTGTAAGGGAGTAGTTTCTGTTGTTGCTCAAAGAATCATTAGCCAAGTCTTCACAGTCTCAGGGATGAGAGGATTCGTGACAGCTGAGGCACGCCAAGAACCCACGAGTCTGGTGTGGAGAGGAGAGGTTGGGTGGCTGAAGCTGGGAACCCCTGCATTTCATGAATGAAGGATACTTAGAAGGAGTTGAAGATTCCAAACTTAGAACTGATACATCATTAAAAAAGGGTTTCTGGGAACTTATAGATCATGGGGCCTGTGTCTGGTCCAGCCACCAGCCTGGAAAGATGGAATGAAACATCCAGATTTCCAACCATTTTTTGCTTGtgcatattttgtattaaaaaagcTTATTATTAAGTATCCTTGCCGGCTAAAAGGAGGGCTATGGAGTGAGCTGGGGAGCCAGCGTCCCTGCCAGTGCAAGCTAAGCCTACCCCACTTTGCTGTAATTCTGAAGCACATCTGTCCTCTGTATTTATGGTGCCTGGCATTTAATCACGCTGTAAAGTGGTCCTTGGGCACTCCTAACCCCAAGTTATACCAAGCAATAGCCACCCCAAGcactattttcttaattattctcaaattcttttttaaaattttaacttatttctCTCTTTGATGGCTGTGCAGAGTATAGGAAGAACACAGGAAACAAGGTGAGGTAGGGAATCGCATTTCCGTCTAAAATTACATTGTGGTTGAGAAAAAGTTTGCTTTGGGTAGACCTGCCTTCTGATGGCAGGTGAGCATGACCAGGATGAATGATAgtgttaaaatttaaatgtagctTTCAGTTATTCCCAAGAAAAAGTCTATCCTCCCCAGTCATCAAAACCATCCAGTTTAGTTTTAATTATAGAAAGTGGAAAGCTACATATTGCTGTCCACAAGGAAACTGTCAGCACACACATTTACAAGCTTGTTAAGTGAATTGCTCCTTCCAGCTGAGAGAAGCAGGGTGCAACAATGGAAAACAGGTTAACAGCTTGAACACTTAACAAATTTTTGCCTGGCTTCGTGTTCATGGAAATGTTTTGTTTGTGTGATGAAAATCCTGTGGCTTAGTCTGTAGGGCggcggccccacataccaagggtggcgggttcaaacccagccccggctgaactgcaaaccaaaaaatagccgggcgttgtggcaggcgcctgtagtcccagctactcgggaggctgaggcaagagaatcgcttcagcccaggagttggaggttgctgtgagctgtgtgatgccatggcactctaccgagggcgataaagtgggactctgtctctacaaaaaaaaaaaaccaaaacgaaAATATGTGTCAGCACTGATACTGGTGACTATTCGCTGTTCTCCCATGAAATGCTCCTAATTGTGGTGTAAGGTGGGTCCCAGAAGGTTAAATTCAGAAGCAGCAGTGTTTGGCTGCAGAAGGGCTTGTCATTGTAGTGCTGTCCCATAAACCATGGAAGAGTTTAAGCGGCTCCAGAAACAGTAGTTCTTAGAAGCACTCAGCACTTTAACTTATGACTTTCTCATTTAGGTTTCAAAACTGCCCTTTAGTGGTATTTTTCCGtgattaaaaagtacaaaagggttttttttccctccctccgaGCAAGgtttttagttttgtcttttgcctATGCTAAGATCTCCATTATTATGATATGGACTCATGACCAGTAATGATGGGGGAAGAGGGCATATCATCCCTGTTGCCATGGAGATGATGATACGGTTGACAGCAGCCAGCTCAAAAGTAAAATAGGACCCAGGGAAGGGAATGTGTGCTTCCCTGGGGTGCTTTAGATGGTGTGCTTTCCTTAATAACCAGTCTGTGGATCTAGGGGTGAGGAGGTGAACACgtttaccatatatatatatgaaagcatGGACATTCAGAGAAATCACAGAATGGAGGATGACTTTCTTCTCCCATGTTAGAAAAGTCCGCTAAATTTTTCAGCcatgacaaaaatgaagttcttatttgCAAAAATATCTCCATGATCCCTCTACTTCATTGGCAATAACTCTTTTCTCATTTCTAGCTTCTTAACTAGATGATGGGCGATTAAGAAGGCAAGAGAGACCCAGGTCATTACTGGGAGCAGTGGGGTTCTAATCCTGCCTTCCCATCACCATGACTCAGTTTCcttcataaaaataaagccgAATACAGTACCACTTCCTGGGAAGTTGTACAATATAATCACTGTTAAGGCTAATGCAAAGCTATTTAGGGGATGTCTGGGTGCCAGGTTGACAAAGCAGATAGATAAGGACCCAGTCGTTCTGGATTCTAATTCTTCACTTGAGACAGTATCCCTAACAGGGTTTTGAAATTGTGTGAGGTGTGTCACAGGCGACTTGGCAAGTGCTCCCGCTGCAATGCATTCGTTTTAAGGCTCCCCAATAGCCACTGAATTAATTTTTCCAAGTCATGTAATGAGTCATGCTATACCAATCCAGACTCCCTATTCcttttcataacagtagcaaccCTTTTGTAGACCTTATCCTTATTTCCAGACCCCAGAATGATTTTTAACTGTCTTATATTCTTAGGAAGTTTAAGGACCCCATGAGGTAGTATGATAAAGTCTGTGGAACTGATTTTAATCCTAGAACCTTTGCTTACATCTGTAAGATCTCTGGCAAGTCTATTTTACACCAAGCTATTATATTATGGATCAAATGAAATACGGCATTTAAAACATCCAGTacatacatgaaaataatgaaattagagTGAGGGCTTCACTGTTGGTGGATATAGTTGCTGGGAAAGGGCCTCTTTCAATAGGAGGAGACTGAAGATCTTTCAAACATTATTCCCTGAatattttccataaatatttctaaTGACAGTCAACATTGGAACTAAAAGGATCTATTTCCTTGTGTGCTTTAAGTCAGAAGCACCAGGGTTTCATTGATATTGGAAATTCCTAAATGCTATAAAGCCTAATCACAGGGAGATGGGGACAGCCAACTGGAGAGGGCAGATGACGTGAGTATATTTAAGCAAAGTCTTAAGTATGAAGACCTTGAATTCTCTACCCATTTCTGAGTCTGTATTACCCTCTCTTGCAGGCATgaacaggtttttatttttttatatggcAAACACACATTTCTGGAGCCACTGATGGACTTTTACTGATAATTTCAGACACTCAAGAGAAAATCCTGCATGTCTGTGGCTAGGAGGTGTTACTCAGAACTCGTTTTCAACTTGCTTTTTATGACACACTTAACAAAGTGTAATTTCTAGGTAAAATTTCCTAGATTCGAATTTAACTAAAATTCTGTAAAAGTTTATGTGAAAAATTCCTTTGGTATTTTTGTATTATAGATAAGAGGAAAGTAATAGATAGTTTTTTAAATCCACACAGAGAAAAGCagcaagatttttattttcagcagCAATTCAAAATTGACTGGGGAAGACATTTAAACTCCATCTTTCACTTGAGAATAGAATTCAGTGTAACACACAGAATTGATGATAAAATTTTAGATATGGAAGCTTCCTTAGATTACTCTTGTCTACCCTGTTCATTTTATACTGGAGAAAATTGAAGACTGGCCACGCTAAAATGACTTGGCAGAGGTCACCTAACTATTTAGGAGAGTTGCTGGAACCAAACCCAGGGCTCTTGGGCTGCAATTCTCAATTCTGCCCAGCTCATTGCACATTTTGAACAGAGAGCAAAATCTGTCTATCGTTTATGAACTAACTCCtaataataaaatgctatttGTTCTGCACTTAGGAGGAAGAAGCAGACACATAATTGGTAtcctttaaaatttctctttcattcatttcctttggTTAAATTTGTGGcattctggttttttttgtttttgttttttgggcagtttttggccagggccgggtctgaacccgccacctccggtatatggggccggtgccctactcctttgagccacaggtgccacctgtgtgtgtgtgtgtttttttatagGGCACTTAATGGGAAAAAAGAGCACAGGAGAATCCCCACCTATTTCTGAAGAAAGGAGCCTAAAACAGCAGCTGACAGAGTACATTCAGTGGGAAGATGCTGCAAGGAATTTGCTGGATCTCCTAGAAGCAAAGGGGAACAGAAGCCTCCAGCCTCAAGCACAGACCTTGGGCAACTACCAGCCTACTTGGGATTCAGCAGCTTCAAAGATGTAGATTCAAATTGCAAAGGTAAACAAACAAACTGGAGAAGTGGGGTGGGAGGTATATGGAGAGattggaaaaaggagaagttGAATCAGGGAAGAAGAAAATTGCTTTAAGCCTTCACAACCACTACATTAGGCCAACAGCAATACGTGCGAAGCAAATCTGTAGACGATTTCCGTGCTATCTTTCTCTTTGAcataatagtttatttttcctgttaGCACATGGAAAAGGTATTGATTTCAAACTCCAAGTTAGGAGTT
Coding sequences within:
- the GRP gene encoding gastrin-releasing peptide → MRGRELPLVLLLALVLCQAPRGPAVPVPVGGGTMLTKMYPRGNHWAVGHLMGKKSTGESPPISEERSLKQQLTEYIQWEDAARNLLDLLEAKGNRSLQPQAQTLGNYQPTWDSAASKM